A single Leptidea sinapis chromosome 2, ilLepSina1.1, whole genome shotgun sequence DNA region contains:
- the LOC126974843 gene encoding uncharacterized protein LOC126974843, whose product MTETDMEEIRKRMAELSLVSFRKMEDIKKLAKHFCDVVNHPKTQEKLPVHRYLKELYETHRKICFKQLDGVEVEYIFTTEKKSNLQRQRFNSLPVSEVPELLKAELSSDNAKQVHICTDCDVEIELNDEEPLMESLQRHFNLDVHLPKLKRESIDVAEPIILPNMSRRLSALESGEMPAQKNDAGKSKQLENLDKMFCGKLNASLIRILPDNSEASVDAALKFYQSSHMKLCQEISVIDFSTQTSSVAPIIMSIKDNVNQNFSADANKNFDNDTVEPVPEKPIRNQVKKYRYYGPIEDLIMKLLTDHKLITLVDDRTGKLAFFCISCEYYTLRFRYDSVLNHVFSETHIHNLACILQGDKHISFAMEERTVDKIKEMNRKFLYNNYITDNSHGINCGLCRTQIEASDHSATIMHILEEHHLGRLSDKLYIKMKNTDNSQEDWGPKSLDWDKFLASNGKPLNRWDHVAIENFIKPSGKIANYCSCCDMTTKGPRQVLFKHIRQKKHLRNAAPLKLSLLYRNHCRPSEYYASFGNFYICSICPDYVAMPSFAGIVEHFDSPIHIETICKLIRAALFSDLDKNLLELNKITISDGIKCEICEISCENMSEAITHILSNVEHQNAVAESRARENRGDLISVYMNGHYVKHSEGAQFTCDVCQGVFNSIRSLLNHLFYANHFKQKLAAENVFRFYLELKHNINILSRNRFVYYEFGKLKCDVCDCDVLEENAKRHVMSLEHKEKMGSSFVNLETSVMD is encoded by the coding sequence ATGACTGAAACAGATATGGAGGAAATAAGAAAACGCATGGCTGAGCTGTCATTAGTTTCGTTTAGAAAGATGGAAGACATCAAGAAGCTCGCGAAACACTTCTGCGATGTCGTCAACCATCCGAAAACGCAAGAGAAGCTGCCAGTGCACCGATACTTGAAGGAGTTGTATGAGACCCATAGGAAGATATGCTTCAAACAACTTGATGGGGTGGAAGtggaatatatatttactacGGAGAAAAAGAGCAACTTGCAGCGGCAGAGATTCAACAGCCTCCCTGTTAGCGAAGTGCCTGAGCTGCTCAAAGCTGAGCTAAGTTCTGATAATGCAAAGCAAGTACATATTTGTACGGACTGCGATGTCGAGATCGAACTGAACGATGAAGAACCACTGATGGAGTCGTTACAGCGTCATTTCAACTTGGACGTTCATCTGCCGAAACTTAAACGCGAGAGCATTGATGTCGCCGAACCGATTATCTTGCCAAATATGTCTAGACGTTTGTCAGCATTGGAGAGTGGCGAAATGCCCGCCCAAAAAAATGATGCAGGCAAGTCCAAACAGCTCGAAAATTTGGATAAAATGTTCTGCGGGAAACTCAACGCTTCGCTTATCAGAATCTTACCGGATAACTCCGAGGCTAGTGTTGATGCAGCCTTGAAGTTTTATCAATCCAGTCATATGAAACTTTGCCAAGAGATCTCGGTGATAGATTTCTCCACGCAAACCAGCTCAGTCGCTCCCATCATTATGAGCATCAAGGACAATGTCAATCAAAATTTCTCGGCTGACGCGAACAAAAACTTTGATAACGACACAGTGGAGCCTGTACCTGAAAAACCAATAAGGAATCAAGTGAAGAAGTACCGGTACTATGGGCCTATTGAAGATTTAATCATGAAATTGTTGACTGAtcataaattaattactttagttGACGACAGAACAGGGAAACTTGCATTTTTCTGCATTTCGTGCGAGTATTATACATTAAGATTTAGATATGACAGTGTACTGAATCATGTCTTTAGTGAAACTCATATACACAATCTGGCGTGTATACTGCAAGGGGATAAACATATTTCCTTTGCAATGGAGGAACGTACTGTGGACAAAATTAAGGAAATGAATCGAAAATTCCTTTATAACAACTATATTACTGACAATTCACATGGTATCAACTGTGGTCTCTGCAGAACCCAAATTGAAGCCAGTGATCATTCAGCCACAATCATGCATATTTTAGAAGAACACCATTTGGGACGTCTTTCAGACAAGTTGTACATCAAAATGAAGAATACGGATAACTCGCAAGAAGATTGGGGGCCTAAAAGTCTGGATTGGGACAAATTCCTCGCAAGTAATGGCAAACCTCTTAACAGATGGGATCATGTTGCTATTGAGAATTTTATAAAGCCTTCAGGGAAGATTGCAAATTACTGTTCATGTTGTGATATGACCACAAAGGGTCCACGACAGGTGCTCTTTAAACATATCCGGCAGAAGAAGCATTTAAGGAACGCAGCTCCTCTTAAATTGTCTCTGCTGTATAGGAACCATTGCCGCCCATCTGAATATTATGCCAGCTTCGGCAATTTCTACATCTGCAGCATTTGCCCAGATTATGTTGCTATGCCGTCGTTCGCAGGAATAGTTGAGCACTTTGACAGTCCTATCCACATTGAGACAATCTGCAAGTTGATCCGTGCAGCACTCTTCTCAGATTTGGATAAGAATTTATTGGAACTGAACAAAATAACAATCTCTGATGGAATTAAATGTGAAATCTGTGAGATAAGCTGCGAAAATATGTCTGAAGCGATAACACATATACTTTCCAATGTTGAACACCAAAATGCTGTAGCAGAATCACGTGCAAGAGAGAACAGAGGAGATTTAATAAGTGTTTATATGAATGGTCATTATGTGAAACACAGTGAGGGCGCACAGTTTACATGTGATGTCTGCCAAGGAGTATTTAACTCGATCCGTTCATTGTTGAACCATTTGTTTTATGCTAACCACTTCAAACAGAAGCTGGCTGCTGAGAATGTGTTCCGTTTCTATCTGGAACTGaagcataatataaatattctgtCTCGTAATCGCTTTGTGTACTATGAGTTTGGGAAACTGAAGTGTGATGTATGCGATTGTGATGTATTGGAAGAGAATGCTAAACGGCATGTGATGTCGCTGGAACATAAGGAGAAGATGGGTTCCAGCTTTGTGAACCTTGAGACCTCCGTTATGGATTAA
- the LOC126978084 gene encoding zinc finger protein 197-like produces the protein MSEEEDDVVELKNILHLELPSVIENPEDDTVCSICYAEFLDAEDLNTHFMQVHLNERRKLRFCTICNKLFSDISLYAKHFEQEHLRCLHCCKFCYRFFITAKSKNQHEKSHAIENGMKCSQCNSNFLYSVDLTEHEFDNHRNSEGIMVNQCFETFCSLLCMNPWRFLKGYGENVKFMCMNCSMTTYDMAYYLSHLQKNSCQCLFSCVACYNVYSIKKSLIKHQCRGKYQNSTAKCNKCNKIITHDNIQSHQDSCGMVRCNVCGLLFHSVKDLAKHNTESHPEQATVHQCMFCDRQTIGKDILKKHIRRVHKGKLHLYKYKCVYCDHLFMHPRKLFGHFYTMHKQLEPYTCKICDKSFRVRKRFTLHVKMSHASQGFVEFDKNYNVFFSDKRSEDPFKPISFYSPLSDSEEETRIEITIEKETPHKSDEKFDITDTDYTEPNDKNTKRKSNKIKHKTKIRETVVDIDSSEEENMSLLKIRNNKRIRLRKKKKSKKRDLTCPQCYKNCYTLLNYEHHMSLHTKGVEKRCIKCNETFKSKSALDKHITDLHSSSTLVDTLKKVLEKRKNAILPQKESSHQKFLRTLKKVEIIPEETQATITRVTSNAKISVRKFLENFIPESQDTIKIKDSLTIKLSKEERPPFIKVYKCKTDTEFQKSSLKMPVKFKDDTVDNTKVTVNLITSDLQRAKLNYGEKLCNNYYATHKNFSEDHSYCNQMNQTKLEEEPEQISDDDTVYEEPIPEIAEEVMLASGEMPTKATTANLHNMPRHIETSTMSYKIKIGTLIPQAPYYKIMTVDDMLESEKKDQKVKDEVVTLPNGTKLVQVNPLQHLLDENVQRKLKNVADSTKKRNICEAIAKSLVPPKKKKLDPSKLT, from the coding sequence ATGAGCGAGGAGGAGGACGACGTAGTTGAACTCAAAAATATTCTACATTTAGAATTACCGAGCGTTATTGAAAATCCTGAAGATGACACCGTTTGCAGTATTTGTTACGCCGAATTTTTAGACGCTGAAGACTTAAACACTCATTTTATGCAAGTTCACTTAAATGAGCGTCGAAAACTGCGTTTTTGTACCATCTGCAACAAACTATTCTCCGATATCTCGCTCTATGCAAAACATTTCGAACAGGAGCACTTGAGATGTTTACATTGCTGTAAATTCTGCTATCGTTTTTTTATAACCGCAAAATCGAAAAACCAACACGAAAAGAGCCACGCAATTGAGAATGGAATGAAATGCTCGCAGTGTAATAGCAATTTTCTCTATTCAGTTGATTTGACGGAGCATGAATTCGATAATCATCGCAATTCAGAAGGCATTATGGTAAATCAATGCTTTGAAACATTTTGTTCACTCCTCTGTATGAACCCTTGGAGGTTCCTCAAAGGTTACGgtgaaaatgttaaatttatgtgcATGAACTGTTCAATGACTACTTACGATATGGCATACTACTTATCCCACTTACAGAAGAACTCCTGCCAGTGTCTATTCAGTTGTGTAGCATGTTATAATGTGTACTCTATCAAAAAAAGCTTAATCAAACATCAGTGTCGTGGTAAATACCAGAATAGTACagcaaaatgtaataaatgtaataaaattataactcaTGACAATATTCAGTCACATCAAGATAGTTGTGGTATGGTTCGATGTAATGTCTGTGGTTTGCTATTTCATTCTGTTAAGGATTTAGCCAAACACAACACGGAGTCACATCCGGAGCAAGCAACTGTGCATCAGTGTATGTTTTGTGACCGTCAGACAATAGGCAAAGATATCCTTAAGAAACATATCAGGAGAGTACACAAAGGCAAATTGcacttatataaatacaaatgtgTTTATTGTGATCACCTATTTATGCATCCAAGGAAATTGTTTGGCCATTTCTATACAATGCATAAACAGTTAGAACCATACACATGTAAGATATGCGACAAATCTTTTAGGGTCAGGAAAAGATTCACACTTCACGTTAAAATGTCTCATGCTAGTCAAGGCTTTGTGGAATTTgataaaaactataatgtttttttttctgacaagAGATCTGAAGACCCTTTCAAGCCTATCAGTTTTTATTCTCCCTTAAGTGATTCTGAAGAAGAGACTCGTATAGAAATAACAATTGAAAAGGAAACTCCACATAAATCTGATGAAAAGTTTGATATAACAGACACAGATTATACAGAACCTAatgataaaaatacaaaacgtaaatctaacaaaattaaacataaaaccAAAATTAGAGAAACTGTTGTAGATATTGACTCAAGTGAAGAAGAAAATATGTCACTATTAAAAATtcgtaataataaaagaattagactcagaaagaaaaaaaaaagtaaaaagagaGATCTCACATGCCCACAATGCTATAAGAATTGCTATACATTGCTTAATTATGAGCATCATATGAGCTTGCATACGAAGGGTGTTGAGAAACGATGTATAAAGTGTAACGAAACATTTAAAAGTAAATCAGCTCTGGACAAACATATCACAGACTTACACAGCAGCTCAACACTTGTTGATACATTGAAAAAGGTTTTAgaaaaacgcaaaaatgctATTTTACCACAAAAAGAAAGTTCtcatcaaaaatttttgaggACTCTTAAGAAAGTTGAGATCATTCCAGAAGAAACCCAGGCAACAATTACTCGTGTAACAAGTAATGCTAAAATATCCGTGAGAAAGTTCCTTGAGAACTTCATACCGGAAAGTCAGGATACTATAAAGATAAAAGATTCATTGACTATTAAGTTGAGTAAAGAGGAGAGACCTCCGTTTATTAAAGTGTATAAATGTAAAACTGATACTGAGTTCCAAAAGAGTAGCTTAAAAATGCCTGTGAAATTTAAAGATGACACAGTTGATAATACAAAAGTGACAGTAAATTTAATCACTAGTGATCTACAAAGAGCGAAATTGAACTATGGtgaaaaattgtgtaataacTACTATGCTACACATAAGAACTTCTCTGAGGATCATTCATACTGTAACCAAATGAATCAAACAAAATTAGAAGAAGAACCGGAACAGATTTCGGACGATGATACTGTATATGAGGAGCCAATTCCAGAAATTGCTGAAGAAGTAATGCTAGCATCAGGTGAAATGCCGACTAAAGCTACTACTGCCAATTTACATAATATgcctcgtcacattgagacatcaACAATGAGTTATAAGATTAAAATTGGAACTCTAATACCACAGGCTCCGTATTATAAAATCATGACTGTCGATGATATGcttgaaagtgaaaaaaaagaTCAGAAGGTAAAAGATGAAGTTGTAACCCTTCCAAATGGAACTAAGTTGGTTCAAGTTAACCCATTGCAGCATCTGCTGGATGAGAATGTACAAaggaaattgaaaaatgttgcTGATAGTACCAAAAAACGGAATATCTGTGAGGCTATAGCAAAGAGTTTAGTGCCACCTAAGAAGAAGAAACTTGACCCATCAAAACTGACTTAA